The following are encoded in a window of Oncorhynchus mykiss isolate Arlee chromosome 31, USDA_OmykA_1.1, whole genome shotgun sequence genomic DNA:
- the LOC110505095 gene encoding transcription factor LBX1 produces the protein MTSSKDMKAGSVLQSSSEERRRGPLDQLPPPANSNKPLTPFSIEDILNKPSVKKSVANLCPPRVIEKVSGSNAARNGITTPSSPLCALEELASKTFKGLEVSVIQAAEGREHVNAFGQRQTSKKRRKSRTAFTNHQIYELEKRFLYQKYLSPADRDQIAQQLGLTNAQVITWFQNRRAKLKRDLEEMKADVESLKKIPPQTLQKLVTMEEDIDDQQGSISPSSQGHRAFPQSPSSSRDQTTDEFSEEDEEIEVDD, from the exons ATGACCTCCAGTAAAGACATGAAGGCAGGCTCCGTGTTGCAGTCCAGCagcgaggagaggagacggggtcCTTTGGACCAGCTTCCACCCCCGGCCAACTCCAACAAGCCACTGACGCCGTTCAGTATCGAGGATATTCTAAACAAACCCTCGGTGAAGAAATCAGTTGCTAATCTCTGTCCACCGAGAGTTATTGAAAAAGTGTCCGGCTCAAACGCAGCAAGGAACGGTATTACCACTCCTTCTTCGCCGTTATGCGCTCTGGAGGAACTAGCCAGCAAAACATTTAAAGGTCTGGAAGTCAGCGTTATACAAGCAGCTGAAG GTCGTGAGCATGTGAACGCCTTTGGACAGAGGCAGACCTCAAAAAAGAGGAGAAAGTCCCGGACAGCTTTCACCAACCATCAGATATATGAACTCGAGAAGCGCTTTTTGTACCAGAAATACCTGTCCCCGGCCGACCGAGACCAGATAGCTCAGCAACTGGGGCTAACCAACGCTCAGGTCATCACCTGGTTTCAGAACAGACGGGCCAAGCTCAAGAGAGACTTGGAAGAGATGAAAGCGGACGTGGAGTCGCTCAAGAAAATACCACCACAAACCCTGCAAAAGCTAGTCACCATGGAAGAAGACATTGACGACCAGCAAGGAAGCATCTCCCCGTCGTCACAAGGACACCGAGCATTTCCACAGTCCCCCTCTTCATCCAGAGATCAAACCACGGACGAATTCTCAGAGGAGGACGAAGAGATTGAGGTGGACGATTGA